The following coding sequences lie in one Arachis ipaensis cultivar K30076 chromosome B05, Araip1.1, whole genome shotgun sequence genomic window:
- the LOC107642518 gene encoding serine acetyltransferase 2 encodes MACLSHRWVPTPDMLSGEHLSHHHHHHHHHRIHGGDGVFGSGDEDEGYSKSCTSLPSSAYRLEKVFPVYAMCGSDPDSASVLDGSDPVWEAVKEEAKLEAEKEPILSSFLYASILSHDCLEQALAFVIANRLQNPTLLATQLIDIFCNVIMHDKDIQQSIRLDVQAFKDRDPACLSYCTAILYMKGYHSLQVYRVAHALWHQGRKVLALALQSRVSEVFGIDIHPAAKIGEGILLDHGTGVVIGETAVVGNRVSLMQGVTLGGTGKGTGDRHPKVGEGVLIGASATILGNIIIGEGSMIAAGSLVLKDVPPHSVVAGIPANIIGGLHEHDPSLTMKHDATKDFFTK; translated from the exons ATGGCTTGCCTGAGCCACCGCTGGGTCCCTACTCCTGACATGCTCTCCGGAGAACATTtgtcccaccaccaccaccaccaccatcaccaccgcATCCACGGCGGCGATGGCGTTTTCGGTTCCGGCGACGAGGACGAGGGCTACTCCAAGAGCTGCACCTCTCTTCCTTCTTCTGCCTACCGGTTGGAGAAGGTGTTTCCCGTTTACGCCATGTGCGGGTCCGACCCGGATTCTGCGTCCGTGTTAGACGGGTCTGACCCAGTTTGGGAGGCTGTTAAAGAAGAAGCGAAGTTGGAG GCAGAAAAGGAGCCAATCTTGAGCAGCTTCTTGTATGCGAGCATTCTATCTCATGATTGCTTGGAGCAAGCGTTGGCGTTTGTTATTGCAAACCGGCTTCAGAATCCTACCCTTTTGGCTACCCAGCTGATTGATATTTTTTGCAATGTGATCATGCATGACAAAGATATTCAACAATCCATTCGCCTTGATGTCCAG GCATTCAAAGATAGGGATCCTGCTTGTTTGTCATATTGCACAGCAATTTTGTATATGAAG GGTTACCATTCTCTGCAAGTTTATAGAGTAGCCCATGCATTGTGGCACCAGGGACGCAAAGTTTTGGCCTTGGCTTTGCAAAGCCGAGTAAGTGAG GTTTTTGGAATTGATATTCATCCAG CTGCAAAAATTGGGGAGGGAATTTTATTAGATCATGGGACTGGCGTGGTTATTGGTGAAACTGCTGTTGTTGGAAACAGAGTTTCATTAATGCAA GGTGTAACATTAGGAGGCACGGGGAAGGGAACAGGTGATCGTCATCCCAAGGTAGGCGAAGGTGTGCTGATTGGTGCTAGTGCAACTATACTTGGGAATATAATAATTGGTGAAGGTTCAATGATAGCTGCTGGATCCCTGGTGTTAAAAGATGTCCCTCCCCACAG tGTTGTGGCAGGGATACCAGCAAATATTATTGGAGGTCTTCATGAGCATGACCCATCTTTAACCATGAAACATG ATGCTACAAAGGATTTTTTTACAAAGTAG